From the genome of Geobacter sp. SVR, one region includes:
- a CDS encoding B12-binding domain-containing radical SAM protein, with protein MNILLIYPRYPDSFWSFRHAMRFIGRKASFPPLGLLTVAAMLPQSWQKRLVDLNVRPLTDQDLAWADCVFISAMTIQRGSAREVIARCRELGIRTVAGGPLFTTFHQDFPEVDHLVLGEGEITLPLFLRDLELGRPQRLYEAEQRAHLRDSPTPLWELIDPRSYAAMNIQYSRGCPFDCEFCDITVLFGRKPRTKPLGQLIAELDSLYRLGWRGAVFFVDDNFIGDRRKLKEEVLPVLIEWMEARKHPFYFYTEASIDLADDDRLMEQMVRAGFEEVFIGIETPHEEGLAETGKMQNINRNLLVSVRRIQRAGLQVHGGFIVGFDSDTPAIFGTQMRFIQESGIVTAMVGVLSAMRGTRLHQRLEREGRLLGEASGSNTSVDLNFVPRMDSELLISGYREILSFIYAPREYYQRVMHLLREYRPRAKARFHLQPGYVGALVKSMLFLGVIGRERLHYWKLFIWTLLRKPRLFPLAITYAIYGFHFRKVSEKI; from the coding sequence TTCAGGCACGCCATGAGATTCATCGGCCGCAAGGCCAGCTTCCCCCCTCTCGGGCTGCTGACGGTGGCGGCCATGCTTCCGCAATCCTGGCAAAAACGGCTCGTGGATCTGAATGTGCGTCCCCTGACCGACCAGGACCTCGCCTGGGCCGACTGCGTATTCATCAGCGCCATGACGATACAGCGGGGCTCGGCCCGGGAAGTGATCGCCCGCTGCCGGGAGCTGGGGATCAGAACCGTGGCCGGCGGACCGCTGTTCACCACCTTCCACCAGGATTTCCCCGAGGTGGACCACCTGGTGCTGGGAGAGGGTGAGATCACGCTGCCCCTGTTCCTGCGGGACCTGGAGCTGGGGCGGCCGCAACGCCTGTATGAGGCCGAGCAGCGGGCTCACCTGCGCGACAGCCCGACTCCCCTGTGGGAACTGATCGATCCCCGTTCCTACGCGGCCATGAATATCCAGTATTCGCGGGGATGCCCCTTTGACTGCGAGTTCTGCGACATCACGGTCCTGTTCGGACGCAAGCCGCGCACCAAACCGCTCGGCCAGCTGATCGCCGAACTCGACAGCCTGTACCGCCTGGGGTGGCGCGGGGCGGTTTTCTTCGTGGACGACAATTTCATCGGCGACCGCCGGAAATTGAAAGAGGAGGTCCTGCCGGTGCTGATCGAGTGGATGGAAGCCAGGAAGCATCCTTTTTACTTTTACACCGAGGCCTCCATCGACCTGGCCGACGACGACCGCCTGATGGAGCAGATGGTCAGGGCCGGCTTCGAAGAGGTCTTCATCGGCATCGAGACACCTCACGAAGAGGGGTTGGCCGAGACCGGCAAGATGCAGAACATAAACCGCAATCTGCTGGTTTCGGTCAGGCGGATCCAGCGGGCAGGCCTGCAGGTGCACGGCGGTTTCATCGTCGGCTTCGACAGCGACACGCCGGCGATCTTCGGCACGCAGATGCGTTTCATCCAGGAGAGCGGCATCGTCACCGCCATGGTGGGGGTGCTGTCAGCCATGCGCGGAACGCGGCTCCACCAGCGCCTGGAGCGCGAAGGGCGGCTCCTGGGAGAGGCATCGGGCAGCAATACCTCCGTTGACCTCAACTTCGTCCCCCGCATGGACAGCGAACTGCTGATCAGCGGCTACCGCGAAATCCTGTCTTTCATCTACGCCCCCCGGGAGTACTATCAGCGGGTGATGCACCTGCTCCGGGAGTACCGCCCCCGTGCCAAGGCCCGCTTCCACCTGCAGCCCGGCTATGTGGGCGCTCTGGTCAAATCGATGCTGTTCCTGGGGGTGATCGGCAGGGAGCGCCTGCATTACTGGAAGCTCTTCATCTGGACCCTTCTCCGCAAACCGCGGCTGTTCCCCCTGGCCATCACCTACGCCATCTACGGCTTCCACTTCAGGAAGGTTTCGGAAAAGATCTGA